The following proteins come from a genomic window of Vibrio vulnificus NBRC 15645 = ATCC 27562:
- a CDS encoding diguanylate cyclase yields the protein MRKVSATRDHRLLAETMFEYLAELMEVDAMAIFDDPCVNTSLSLRFWSGQPAPLVDFPSSFWQWARQFDTSESLIPLAINTCNWDHRDLLGGNSYIMMLDNFPMLRTYILIQGVKAGSADHIYEKTHDAMQLIAARWQCIRAEKQASLEIKNRDIREAQYIDEINHRERFIDNMKLVQEVALEISNPSTLNDLYRKAVEALRDRLGFDRSTFMLLDMKKRCFNGTYGTDEHGNTISEFHTQYDLHQLGEEFVTALSSRDTNLVISNETPLYTAGKVVGQGWNLMLILRDGHEPFGWLALDNFIHRKPITSYQKQMLQSFGSLLSQIYIRKRQEQNVRMLHSSMVELSRCTTVSDVCKSAVSFAIQHLGVDRMAVFLTDENCTYMQGTWGTDIQGNVVDESYFFGETQDFALINLARSMPNEVAFEDSVPIYHDCNIVGFGWGAMTLLTSNTNGPIAFIAVDNLLTRSPLTSQLREVIRMFASSLAEVLQRTQAQEAIRELNENLEKEVRKRTQELEEANRQLEVLSKLDPLTRLGNRRMLEHVMESICHSEEEKVLAFGLILIDIDHFGLFNNHYGHLEGDIALMRIGHILEHHSNGKEEVFCRIGGEEFVMLMAGSEASGVLQRAECIRQCIEQEQIKHQVNPNGDRLTVSIGVAVDQVQARNLHFDKLYQQADVALYRAKAEGRNRVCSYESLSVEAM from the coding sequence ATGCGTAAGGTGTCGGCGACCAGAGACCATAGGTTACTGGCGGAGACAATGTTTGAATATCTCGCAGAACTGATGGAAGTGGATGCGATGGCGATATTTGATGATCCTTGCGTGAATACGTCGTTATCATTGCGTTTTTGGTCTGGGCAGCCAGCACCTTTGGTGGATTTTCCCAGCTCTTTTTGGCAATGGGCAAGGCAGTTTGATACCTCGGAGAGCTTAATTCCTTTAGCCATTAATACCTGTAACTGGGATCACCGTGATCTCCTCGGGGGGAACAGCTACATCATGATGCTGGATAACTTCCCCATGCTACGAACTTACATTCTGATCCAAGGGGTAAAAGCGGGGTCTGCCGATCATATCTACGAGAAAACCCACGATGCGATGCAGTTGATTGCGGCCAGATGGCAATGTATCCGTGCGGAAAAACAAGCGTCATTAGAGATCAAAAATCGCGATATCCGTGAAGCGCAGTACATTGACGAAATTAACCATCGTGAACGTTTTATTGACAACATGAAGTTGGTGCAAGAAGTGGCGTTGGAAATCTCCAACCCAAGCACGTTAAACGATCTCTATCGTAAAGCGGTTGAAGCGCTACGAGACAGGTTGGGGTTTGATCGATCGACTTTTATGTTACTCGACATGAAAAAACGCTGCTTCAACGGTACTTATGGCACCGATGAACACGGCAATACCATCAGTGAATTTCATACGCAATACGATCTTCATCAGTTGGGTGAAGAGTTTGTTACCGCTCTCTCTTCACGCGACACCAATCTGGTGATCTCTAATGAAACCCCGCTTTATACCGCAGGGAAAGTGGTCGGGCAGGGGTGGAACTTGATGTTGATTCTACGTGATGGCCATGAACCGTTCGGTTGGCTGGCGCTGGATAATTTTATTCACCGTAAGCCGATCACCAGTTATCAAAAGCAGATGCTGCAATCGTTTGGTTCGCTGTTATCGCAAATTTATATCCGTAAACGCCAAGAACAAAATGTGCGAATGCTCCATTCAAGCATGGTTGAATTGTCGCGTTGCACAACGGTGAGTGATGTGTGTAAATCGGCAGTCTCCTTCGCGATTCAGCATCTTGGCGTTGATCGCATGGCGGTGTTTCTTACCGATGAAAACTGCACTTACATGCAAGGCACTTGGGGGACGGATATTCAAGGCAACGTCGTGGATGAGTCCTATTTCTTTGGTGAGACACAAGATTTTGCTTTGATTAATCTTGCGCGCTCAATGCCCAATGAGGTTGCGTTTGAAGACTCCGTGCCGATTTACCATGACTGCAATATCGTCGGTTTTGGCTGGGGGGCAATGACGTTGCTGACCAGCAATACCAATGGTCCTATTGCGTTTATTGCGGTGGACAACTTGCTGACTCGCTCACCGCTGACTTCGCAGCTTAGGGAAGTGATCCGCATGTTTGCCTCCAGTCTGGCGGAAGTGTTGCAACGCACTCAAGCGCAAGAAGCGATACGAGAGCTCAACGAAAATTTGGAAAAAGAGGTTCGTAAGCGCACCCAAGAGTTGGAAGAAGCAAACCGTCAGCTCGAAGTATTATCCAAATTGGACCCACTGACCCGTCTTGGCAACCGACGCATGCTAGAGCATGTCATGGAGTCCATCTGCCATAGTGAAGAGGAAAAAGTGCTCGCGTTTGGTCTGATCCTTATCGATATTGATCACTTTGGCTTATTCAACAATCATTATGGTCATTTGGAAGGCGATATTGCCTTAATGCGTATTGGCCACATCCTTGAGCACCACAGTAATGGCAAAGAAGAAGTGTTTTGTCGCATTGGTGGGGAGGAGTTTGTGATGTTGATGGCTGGCAGTGAGGCCAGTGGCGTTTTACAGCGTGCCGAATGCATCCGCCAGTGTATCGAGCAAGAGCAAATTAAGCATCAAGTCAATCCAAATGGCGATCGTCTAACCGTTTCTATCGGCGTGGCGGTCGATCAAGTTCAAGCTCGCAATCTGCATTTTGATAAGCTCTATCAACAGGCTGATGTTGCTCTCTATCGTGCTAAGGCGGAGGGGCGAAACCGAGTTTGCAGTTATGAATCACTGTCGGTTGAAGCGATGTAA
- a CDS encoding DUF1566 domain-containing protein, with amino-acid sequence MKKTLTTLALLLASSSVWAEQQCLDGLTPTASNARFSYSDLGTVTDKQTGLTWMRCAVGQQWNQAQERCEGEAQLENWQSALQTAQAVDDENANHALFNFAGKRGWRMANIKELVSLTEAACHSPSLNARAWGSAYTVELGNLAVYIWSNTPSTQGASALSFDSANGEVYHHAQTQGLSVLLVTEQ; translated from the coding sequence ATGAAAAAAACACTCACAACATTGGCGCTGCTCCTTGCTTCAAGTTCGGTATGGGCAGAACAGCAATGCTTAGACGGCTTAACCCCAACGGCATCGAATGCCCGTTTTAGTTACTCTGATCTCGGCACCGTAACCGACAAGCAAACTGGTTTAACCTGGATGCGTTGTGCCGTTGGCCAACAGTGGAATCAGGCTCAAGAGCGCTGTGAAGGCGAAGCCCAGTTAGAGAACTGGCAAAGCGCGTTGCAAACGGCTCAAGCGGTCGATGACGAAAACGCCAACCACGCCTTGTTCAATTTTGCTGGTAAGCGTGGCTGGCGAATGGCCAATATTAAAGAGTTAGTCTCTTTAACTGAGGCTGCGTGCCATTCCCCATCTTTGAATGCTCGAGCTTGGGGGTCGGCATACACGGTAGAGCTGGGCAATTTGGCGGTTTATATCTGGAGTAACACACCATCCACTCAAGGCGCGTCAGCACTGAGTTTTGACAGTGCCAATGGCGAAGTGTATCACCACGCACAAACTCAGGGCCTGAGTGTCTTATTGGTGACTGAGCAATAA
- a CDS encoding phosphate ABC transporter substrate-binding protein, protein MKKTVIGAIALMSALTVTTASAKETISAVGSSSVTPLMEVFSETYMKKNPEVFIEVQGPGSSAGVKAAKNGSADLGMSSRDLKSSEKETALVEEVIARDGIAVVVNPKNTLKGLTAEQVSAIYKGEVTNWKQVGGEDKPIVAITRDTASGTRGAFEDILKLKKKISGKEVSAISQRAQVANGNGALKTMVASNPYAIGYISLGTVDESVHPLAIDGTDASIPNVKNGSYKVARPFLVLYKQGKPSAETQKFLDWMLTPEAQAIVEKKGYISVN, encoded by the coding sequence ATGAAAAAGACAGTAATCGGTGCAATCGCTCTTATGAGTGCTCTGACAGTGACAACCGCTTCGGCAAAAGAAACGATCTCTGCAGTGGGTTCAAGCAGCGTAACTCCACTGATGGAAGTTTTCTCTGAAACATACATGAAGAAAAACCCAGAAGTTTTTATTGAAGTTCAAGGCCCAGGTTCATCGGCAGGTGTTAAAGCAGCAAAAAATGGATCTGCTGATCTCGGTATGTCTTCACGTGACCTAAAATCGTCTGAGAAAGAAACCGCTTTGGTTGAAGAAGTGATTGCTCGTGACGGTATCGCAGTGGTTGTTAACCCCAAAAACACGCTGAAAGGTCTGACTGCTGAGCAAGTTTCTGCCATCTACAAAGGCGAAGTGACGAACTGGAAACAAGTTGGTGGTGAAGACAAACCCATCGTTGCGATTACTCGTGATACAGCGTCAGGTACACGTGGCGCGTTTGAAGACATTCTTAAACTGAAGAAGAAAATTTCGGGTAAAGAAGTGTCTGCCATCTCTCAACGTGCTCAAGTGGCAAACGGTAACGGTGCACTGAAAACGATGGTTGCTTCAAACCCTTACGCTATCGGTTACATCTCGCTTGGCACTGTTGATGAGTCGGTTCACCCGCTAGCTATCGATGGCACGGATGCGTCTATTCCAAATGTGAAAAACGGTTCGTACAAAGTGGCTCGTCCATTCCTTGTTCTTTACAAGCAGGGCAAACCATCTGCTGAAACGCAAAAGTTCCTTGATTGGATGCTGACCCCTGAAGCACAAGCCATTGTAGAGAAGAAAGGCTACATCTCAGTTAATTAA
- a CDS encoding methyl-accepting chemotaxis protein — protein sequence MKQSMLTLKNKIILSVLLCVLTITGVFIWQSSSILWQQTRSGIYARATSVSEAAAPALQYWLENNIQILESAAHIEQLTQAKEAMRHAKESAKYLDVYYATRDGSLYLSGQDAKYPNYDARNAEWYQQALQENRSIVSAPYVSTETQQAMITLATPVKVRGEIIAIMGADISLKSVQDNISGYKVGDNAYAMLINEQGTIVAHPQTSLEMQPFSAYSSEISLAGIHQAMENNEIQRLSRNGAEKLIYFDKINHTDWILAIEMDRQTEEQSYSELLQKLLLEGVVMTLVLIVIISLFINYLLKDFYQVSHALKAIAQGEGDLTHEIQISSKDEVGQLAQNFNTFVKNMHDMVSQIVALSQQLNQQAQDAAQQAQHRSQRIATQQDEINMVATAVTEMSTATHEIALNAENTSKEGEATVDVSRQGVSEVQRSQQSILALASDVERSAAELQELEHHVHSISNILSVISEIAEQTNLLALNAAIEAARAGEQGRGFAVVADEVRILSQRTHTSTSEIQKTIETLQSATHKVVNTMTASHANAQQSVSDAETACQSLENIMASVQRINDMSTQIATAAEEQSLVTEEITRNTQAVNDVSNELAQAAVTATEQAKQLSDYSKQLHQLVSQFKL from the coding sequence ATGAAACAATCCATGCTCACTCTAAAAAACAAAATTATCTTGTCTGTTTTGCTCTGCGTCCTCACCATAACGGGTGTCTTCATCTGGCAATCTTCCAGCATTTTGTGGCAGCAGACGCGCTCAGGCATCTACGCCCGAGCTACCAGCGTCTCTGAAGCCGCCGCTCCCGCTTTGCAATACTGGTTAGAGAATAATATCCAGATCCTCGAATCCGCCGCTCATATCGAGCAATTGACGCAAGCCAAAGAGGCCATGCGCCATGCTAAAGAGTCAGCGAAGTATTTGGATGTCTATTACGCCACTCGTGACGGAAGCCTTTATCTTTCTGGTCAGGATGCAAAATACCCCAACTATGACGCTCGTAATGCTGAGTGGTATCAGCAAGCACTCCAAGAAAATCGCAGTATCGTTTCCGCCCCGTATGTCAGCACTGAAACGCAGCAAGCTATGATCACACTCGCCACGCCAGTCAAAGTACGTGGAGAGATCATCGCCATTATGGGGGCGGATATTTCTCTTAAGAGCGTTCAGGACAATATTTCTGGCTACAAGGTGGGCGACAACGCCTATGCCATGCTGATCAACGAACAAGGCACCATTGTTGCTCATCCTCAGACCTCACTAGAGATGCAACCCTTCTCTGCGTATTCAAGTGAGATCTCGCTAGCGGGTATCCATCAAGCCATGGAGAACAATGAGATCCAACGCCTCAGCAGAAATGGCGCAGAAAAGTTGATCTATTTTGACAAAATCAACCATACCGACTGGATCCTAGCGATTGAAATGGATCGTCAAACAGAAGAACAAAGCTATTCGGAACTGTTGCAAAAATTGCTATTGGAAGGCGTGGTCATGACGTTGGTGCTGATCGTCATTATCTCGCTCTTCATTAATTATCTGCTGAAAGATTTCTACCAAGTCTCGCACGCGTTAAAAGCAATAGCGCAAGGTGAAGGCGATTTGACGCATGAGATCCAAATCAGCTCCAAAGATGAAGTTGGTCAGCTTGCTCAAAACTTCAATACCTTTGTCAAAAACATGCACGACATGGTGAGCCAAATCGTCGCGCTTTCTCAGCAGCTTAATCAACAAGCACAAGATGCGGCGCAACAAGCACAACACCGCAGCCAGCGTATTGCAACACAACAAGATGAAATTAATATGGTCGCGACCGCCGTAACGGAGATGTCGACGGCCACGCACGAAATTGCCTTGAATGCTGAAAATACTTCAAAAGAAGGCGAAGCCACTGTCGATGTATCTCGCCAAGGGGTCAGCGAAGTACAACGCAGTCAACAGTCGATCCTTGCATTAGCTTCCGATGTGGAACGATCTGCCGCTGAGCTTCAAGAGTTAGAGCACCACGTGCATAGCATCAGTAATATTCTCTCTGTCATTTCAGAGATTGCTGAACAAACTAACTTGTTGGCGCTGAATGCCGCCATTGAAGCCGCTCGCGCGGGTGAGCAAGGAAGAGGATTTGCCGTTGTGGCAGACGAAGTCCGCATTCTTAGCCAGCGCACCCATACGTCCACCAGCGAGATTCAAAAAACCATTGAGACATTGCAATCGGCCACGCACAAAGTCGTTAATACCATGACGGCAAGCCATGCCAACGCGCAGCAATCGGTGTCTGATGCAGAAACCGCTTGTCAAAGCTTGGAAAACATCATGGCGAGCGTGCAACGCATTAATGATATGTCGACGCAAATCGCCACCGCCGCGGAAGAACAATCGTTGGTGACCGAAGAAATCACCCGCAATACTCAAGCGGTGAATGACGTCTCCAATGAACTCGCACAGGCCGCCGTCACTGCAACCGAGCAAGCCAAACAATTGTCAGACTATTCCAAGCAACTGCATCAGCTCGTTTCACAATTTAAGCTTTAA
- a CDS encoding methyl-accepting chemotaxis protein yields the protein MRRFLNTLSIKAQVLVPVAFTIVLLLGGVTLGASNLKHAFERVTISTEQLIVHKGELGEIVDNMYGMRIKAIYSLFRPDDLTTLISVLSDKQNEIRSLLNAIETVPGLKNEVEQMRQALNHYVDYSRDVMLPLLKVKHGESYLSSDFQQQYDVAMTAYRKAGEEMVKAIDVLSQKLNQIAIEDVKDNGNQHNATLTFSVFAMLGILAIAAIISMALAHMIVKPIRSLQTTMQAVAKGDLLVEAQAEGKNEVAQLAQDVNTTIHQLRNTVDALVRISVDVASASTELAAVMAQSSVNSDQEKNEVEQVASAVSQLESTAADVTANAVKADTASSQANQLAKHTLSMFEQNNRANDKMAEQLNQAAGVVTSLKVQSEQIGKVIEVIQSISEQTNLLALNAAIEAARAGESGRGFAVVADEVRMLAARTQDSTKEIQAIIEELQTQSGRANESMNSSLETLASNQTLAGEVSQSLSEISHSIEELTLISAQVATASEEQNQVTKDINQNLSNIYELVSQNVTGITQAAAASQELSSLAENQKEQLGYFKV from the coding sequence ATGCGTCGTTTTTTAAATACACTTTCGATAAAAGCGCAGGTGTTGGTTCCTGTTGCTTTTACTATCGTTTTGTTGCTCGGGGGGGTCACCCTTGGCGCAAGCAACTTAAAACATGCTTTTGAGCGTGTAACCATTTCTACCGAACAACTCATCGTTCACAAAGGTGAATTAGGTGAAATTGTCGATAACATGTACGGAATGCGGATCAAGGCGATTTACAGCCTATTCCGCCCAGACGATCTGACCACACTGATCTCCGTGTTATCCGACAAGCAAAATGAAATTCGTTCACTGCTCAACGCGATTGAAACCGTACCGGGCCTGAAAAATGAAGTGGAACAGATGCGCCAAGCACTTAACCACTATGTCGATTACTCACGTGATGTGATGTTGCCTCTGCTCAAGGTAAAACACGGTGAAAGCTACCTCTCTTCCGATTTTCAACAACAGTACGATGTTGCGATGACCGCCTACCGCAAAGCCGGCGAAGAAATGGTTAAAGCAATTGATGTGCTTTCGCAAAAACTCAATCAAATTGCCATTGAAGACGTTAAAGATAACGGCAATCAACACAACGCTACGCTGACTTTCTCTGTTTTTGCCATGCTTGGTATTTTGGCCATCGCTGCGATTATTAGCATGGCTCTGGCTCATATGATCGTAAAACCGATTCGCTCGCTACAAACCACGATGCAAGCGGTCGCTAAAGGCGATCTGTTAGTAGAAGCTCAAGCGGAAGGTAAAAACGAAGTCGCACAGCTGGCTCAAGACGTGAACACCACGATTCATCAACTGCGTAATACCGTGGACGCATTGGTTCGTATTAGCGTTGATGTGGCATCGGCCTCAACAGAGCTTGCCGCTGTGATGGCACAATCAAGCGTCAATTCTGATCAAGAGAAAAATGAAGTGGAGCAAGTCGCCTCTGCCGTTAGCCAGTTAGAATCCACAGCCGCAGATGTCACCGCCAATGCGGTCAAAGCGGATACAGCTTCTAGCCAAGCAAACCAATTGGCAAAACACACTCTCAGCATGTTTGAACAAAATAATCGCGCCAACGATAAGATGGCTGAGCAGCTCAATCAAGCAGCAGGGGTAGTGACTTCGCTGAAAGTTCAGTCTGAGCAAATTGGTAAAGTGATTGAGGTGATTCAAAGCATCTCAGAGCAGACCAACCTACTGGCACTGAACGCGGCCATTGAGGCGGCTCGCGCTGGAGAAAGTGGTCGAGGCTTTGCTGTGGTTGCCGACGAAGTTCGTATGCTCGCCGCAAGAACGCAGGATTCAACCAAAGAGATCCAAGCCATTATTGAAGAGCTGCAAACGCAATCTGGACGCGCGAATGAGAGCATGAACTCCAGCCTTGAAACATTGGCGAGCAATCAAACACTGGCCGGTGAAGTGAGCCAAAGCCTAAGTGAGATTAGCCACTCAATTGAAGAGCTCACCTTGATCAGCGCTCAAGTGGCTACCGCGTCTGAAGAACAAAACCAAGTGACCAAAGATATCAACCAAAACTTGAGCAATATTTACGAGCTGGTGAGCCAAAATGTCACGGGCATTACTCAAGCTGCGGCAGCGAGCCAAGAACTCTCCTCTCTCGCGGAGAATCAAAAAGAGCAGTTGGGATATTTTAAAGTCTAA
- the pstC gene encoding phosphate ABC transporter permease subunit PstC, which produces MTIATNSEKLMNNEAKAIDKPRLRTQKRIDWRERIFHGLFLTSAVIGIVSLAVIAYFIIRESIPAFQEAGVSGIVLGQDWLPPALYGVATMIVASMVSTFGAVLVGVPVGVLTAVFIAEIAPKRVADIIRPAVELLAGIPSVVYGFFGLVIIVPLIQNVFDVPAGNTILAGIIVLGVMILPTVITVSETSIRAVPRAYKEGSLALGASKIFTIFKLLVPAARSGIMTGVILGIGRALGETMAIIMVMGNAPAMPEGLLDSARTLTANIAIEMSYASGVHANALYATGVVLLVFIMVLNAALLYLNREKAK; this is translated from the coding sequence ATGACCATCGCAACAAATAGTGAAAAGCTTATGAATAATGAAGCTAAAGCTATCGATAAACCTCGTTTACGTACGCAAAAGCGCATTGACTGGCGCGAACGTATTTTCCATGGCTTGTTTTTGACCAGTGCGGTTATCGGTATTGTTTCTCTAGCCGTGATTGCCTACTTCATCATCCGAGAAAGTATTCCAGCTTTCCAAGAAGCGGGCGTCTCAGGCATTGTGTTAGGCCAAGATTGGTTACCACCGGCGCTTTATGGTGTCGCCACCATGATCGTTGCCTCGATGGTATCGACGTTTGGTGCGGTGCTTGTTGGTGTTCCTGTTGGGGTACTGACGGCGGTTTTCATCGCTGAAATTGCGCCTAAACGTGTCGCAGATATCATTCGTCCCGCGGTAGAACTGTTGGCAGGTATCCCTTCGGTCGTTTACGGTTTCTTTGGCTTGGTGATTATTGTCCCATTGATCCAAAACGTCTTTGATGTGCCTGCGGGTAACACCATCTTAGCGGGTATCATTGTGCTTGGTGTGATGATCCTACCTACGGTAATCACCGTTTCTGAAACCTCGATTCGTGCGGTGCCGAGAGCTTATAAAGAAGGCTCACTGGCATTGGGTGCATCGAAAATCTTTACTATTTTTAAACTGCTCGTTCCTGCGGCACGCAGCGGCATCATGACTGGCGTTATCCTCGGTATTGGCCGTGCGCTGGGTGAAACCATGGCGATCATCATGGTGATGGGAAATGCTCCTGCCATGCCTGAAGGCTTATTGGATTCAGCTCGTACGCTAACGGCGAACATTGCGATTGAAATGTCATACGCCAGTGGTGTTCACGCCAACGCGCTTTACGCAACTGGTGTGGTGCTGTTGGTATTTATCATGGTGTTGAATGCCGCGCTGCTTTACCTCAACCGAGAAAAAGCGAAGTAA
- the pstA gene encoding phosphate ABC transporter permease PstA produces MERAKLKQSRQVKDNILNALVWAAAALTVGFLFWIIWYILSNGLQHVDWSFISDNYTRTGEEHGIFPMIISTIYMVVASIAVAAPLGIMTAIYLTEYAKVGSRLVKVIRFCTESLAGIPSIIFGLFGMTFFVAILGLGFSILSGALTLSILILPVIIRTTEEALMAVPQTYREGSYGLGASKIYTIWRLILPSAMPGILTSVILSIGRVIGESAPVFLTAGMVARIPDSLLDSGRTLTVHLYKLTTELFTIDEWNQAYGTATVLIVVVLLINMVTKLIAKRFNTATY; encoded by the coding sequence ATGGAACGCGCAAAATTAAAACAATCTCGTCAAGTAAAAGACAACATTCTTAATGCTCTGGTTTGGGCGGCAGCCGCTCTGACGGTGGGCTTCTTGTTCTGGATTATCTGGTACATCCTTTCTAACGGCTTGCAGCATGTGGATTGGAGCTTTATCTCCGACAATTACACCCGTACAGGTGAAGAGCATGGCATTTTCCCGATGATCATTTCGACCATTTACATGGTTGTGGCATCGATTGCTGTCGCCGCTCCACTAGGGATCATGACGGCTATCTACTTAACAGAATACGCCAAAGTGGGCAGCCGATTGGTTAAGGTGATTCGCTTTTGTACTGAATCCTTGGCCGGTATTCCTTCGATTATCTTTGGTCTGTTTGGTATGACATTCTTTGTCGCCATTCTTGGTCTGGGATTCTCGATTCTCTCGGGGGCCTTAACGCTGAGTATTCTTATCCTGCCGGTGATCATCAGGACGACAGAAGAAGCGCTGATGGCGGTACCACAAACCTACCGCGAAGGCTCGTATGGTCTCGGTGCATCAAAAATCTATACCATCTGGCGTTTGATTTTGCCGAGTGCAATGCCTGGTATTTTAACCTCGGTGATTTTGAGTATTGGCCGCGTGATTGGTGAATCAGCACCAGTGTTCCTTACCGCTGGTATGGTGGCACGAATTCCAGACTCACTACTGGATTCAGGCCGAACGCTGACAGTACACCTCTATAAGTTGACAACAGAGCTGTTTACCATTGATGAGTGGAACCAGGCGTACGGGACAGCTACCGTACTGATTGTGGTGGTGCTGTTGATCAACATGGTAACCAAATTAATTGCAAAACGTTTTAACACAGCGACTTACTAA
- the pstB gene encoding phosphate ABC transporter ATP-binding protein PstB: MNKFDIENLDLYYGENQALKAINLPIPVRQVTALIGPSGCGKSTLLRCLNRMNDLIEGVKITGKLAMDGEDIYGNVDVADLRIKVGMVFQKPNPFPMSIYENVAYGLRAQGIKDKKHIDEVVERSLRGAALWDEVKDRLKSHAFGLSGGQQQRLCIARTIAMEPDVILMDEPTSALDPIATHKIEELMEELKKNYTIVIVTHSMQQARRISDRTAFFLMGELVEHNDTQVIFSQPSDDRTRGYVNGDFG, from the coding sequence ATGAACAAATTTGATATCGAAAACCTAGACTTGTATTACGGTGAAAACCAAGCGCTGAAAGCGATTAACCTACCGATCCCGGTTCGCCAAGTTACGGCGCTTATTGGCCCATCTGGTTGTGGTAAATCCACCTTATTGCGTTGTCTGAACCGTATGAATGACCTGATTGAAGGGGTAAAGATTACTGGCAAGTTGGCAATGGACGGCGAAGACATCTATGGCAACGTTGATGTGGCGGATCTGCGTATTAAGGTCGGCATGGTGTTCCAAAAGCCAAACCCATTCCCGATGAGCATCTATGAGAACGTAGCGTATGGTTTGCGTGCACAAGGCATCAAAGACAAAAAACACATTGATGAAGTCGTCGAGCGTTCACTACGCGGTGCGGCGTTATGGGATGAGGTGAAAGATCGCTTGAAATCGCATGCTTTTGGTCTTTCTGGTGGTCAACAACAGCGTTTATGTATTGCGCGCACCATTGCGATGGAGCCGGATGTCATCCTAATGGATGAACCAACGTCTGCGCTTGACCCAATTGCGACGCATAAAATTGAAGAGTTGATGGAAGAGTTGAAGAAGAACTACACCATTGTGATCGTTACGCACTCCATGCAACAGGCGCGTCGTATTTCTGATCGTACCGCCTTTTTCTTAATGGGTGAGCTGGTGGAGCACAACGATACTCAAGTGATCTTTAGCCAGCCAAGTGATGACCGCACTCGTGGCTATGTAAACGGCGATTTTGGTTAA